The DNA sequence CCGTGAAAAATACAGAGCCAGCCAACTTAAATTTAGTTcgatccaattaaataaatttatcctTATATTCTAGTCGATtcatccaattaaataaatttatcctGATATTCTAGGCGAtacatcctttttttttctctatttcctttgatatatagtactacacttactattgtattaaaaaatttaaaattaacaaattacaaaaaaaatggaacaacAATCCACCAATGACCATTTTAGCAAAGAGAGTTGTGGTGCCTCACAATGTCACTTATTTGGCatttatatttgcatataGTATGTGTTTCTGAAGATAAATTacaactatattttattttctttttgtttacattattattcaattgttgctatttattttaatgtcaaaaatATGCTATGCTCTCTTTTTAGgggaaatttatttattattttatggcTTTATTATTGTGTAAGTATTGTTACTTGTAGACTCGTAGCAATAGTTGTTCAATCTTTCGTACCGTCCACGTTATGCACTAGTACTGCGTTAGGCCATCTCCAagactccaaccatttacactaaattcaaattcatttttagtgtaaatgtcaTGTTAAATATGactttactccaaccatttatactaaactcaaatttaaaaaaatattctatattATGTCTCttttactcataaaatttgaaaattttgtagGTTTTgatttagtgtaaacctaaaaataggtattttttttctaaaagaccaaaaatgaaattggttTTTGAGTACCATTGGAGCTAACTACTTATCTCATTTTAGAATTTAGTGTATCCTTGAAGATGGTTTAGCTTCACTCCTAAGATGCTGTTCGATTGGTATAACTAATTGTCATATgattatttatctaaaattaagTTGTGCAACTACTTTAATTGGAGGAGTTGGCTACGACTcattatctcatgattaatcATCTACAATTAAttgtgagattcaatctcattaACCAAACATGATATTCCCTCTatcccttaaattttgtcacattttttcatttatgtccgtctcataaaatttatcacatttcactttttatcattttttgtagtggacctcatattctactaactcattcaaactcacattttattataaaactaatatataaaagtatgactcactcttcactaacttttcaactcattttccatcATATTTCTCAAAACCGgtcccggtcaaagtgtgacaaaaattactccatctgtccaataaaaatatgtgcatttttcatttctgtccgtcccaaaaaaatatgggcatttcatttatggaaagttttctcCAACTCATTAcccatatacatcaatttattaacTACTTATACCACTAATTATGGCCACCACTACAACTCATTAAAAACTAATGTGGTtttcactatccactaacactacttaaAAACtcttctctttatctcttattttactaattatgcattaattctcgtgtcatttcaaatattcatatttttatgggattgagggagtacttaatatttactccctccgtcccccgattaagagtcacacttttccatttcggtccgttcccaattaagagtcacacttcctacttactatatttggaCATCAAAAATACCTTTATTGTTGGCAAAAGTTACACAAAATTTACACAAAATGTCACCACCTAActccatttattacacattcaaACACTTCTTTAAAATCTGTGTctggtcaaagtgtgactcttaatcggagacggagggagtactagattaaatctaaatcagaaatgttagtttttttataaaatctgAAGAGTTATATATAGTCAAATGCTTAATTAAGCTAAGAAGGTTGTGATGATTgattaatggagtaaaatCAAGATATAGTCCAAAAGGGGAAGATATGCCATGGATCGGCGGCCGGTGTGTTTAGATTACTTGTGAAGCTAATCTCAAACTCTAATACcctattatattaaatattttatactttttacttaattaattttaagtttgacTACCCTAAAACTAAGTATGAAAATAGCACTCATATTTCCGAATCAAAGTGTGATGTATTTAATTCCGAATGGAAAGATGTTATTTCTTATAATTCGTGTCGAATCAAAGTGTGATTCTAGTAGTAGGGATTCTGCTACTTGCCACGCCTGTAATTCAGTCTGCTCTCGACTCAAACAGAGTAAATCTGTATGTACATAGCAAGTTTTCCAAGTTCTCTCTCTCAACTACCTTGCAGGCTGATTTACTCTTTACCAAGTCAGACAGTTCACTTCACACACGTATTCATGTCAAAGTTTGCATCTTTCACAAACATTAGGTTAATAATAGCAAGATTTTCCAAGTAGTTTTCATGAAATTGACTGACTGCTCTATGATGATAAATGAATGCCAAGTCAATTcacagagagagaaagtttcatAGGCTCTGCTATCTTGACTTGGTCTTGATGATGTAAGGTCTACAATCAGAAATCACAAACAAACAGGTAtctataatttgtatattagttttcACACTTGTAGTAGGAATATTCCTACTTGCTGCTGCTAACCAATACTCAAACAACAATAAACAACTACTTCAATCTCAACTGGCCTTCCATCACTCCCTTTCTGCTCCACATATTTAAACCCTAAACAATATTCATGTCCCTTTCACATTCTCAATATTCTACTACAACCCCCTTATTAGGAAGATTCGAGCAACTTGCGTTCGCTATTGTATATAATCATTGGTCCTAATAAAGCCAAGGCACGAGTGACGGaatcatgtttattttgcaagaAAAAAGATGCACAACGCAACCTCATTTATCGTCTTTACCTTCTCTAGATTGCCTCTGctcttattttaaaactctGATCCCCATCACCACTACAGCTACATTTTTGTTGCCACTCTTCACATCTTCCTGTTGACTTTACCTGCAGCATCACCGATCATCTATCGCTGCGTCTGCTATAACTCCAGCAACGACATCACATCCTCCTTGTTGTTGACGatgatttcataaaaatagagcAGCTCGTTCTGTATACACTTTGGTTTCATCTCCTACTTCTGGTACCGACTTCCCTCCTCTCTCTTCGCCTTTTGACCTAAAAAAAATCCGGCAGTTTATGGGCAGGGAAAGATCAGCAACAGCCATGGAGAGGAATGATGAGAAGCACGCAGTTATATCTCCAGGAATGAAGGTAAGAACATGAGCATTCTTGAAACTTATGAGATAGAAATAGTCCCATGTTTGATATTTCTCGACAACTCTTGTTTTCTTGAAAATTAGGTAGCCAAAGAAGAAGACATGAGAAAATCCTTATTCAGTGCAGCAAAATCACCAACTGAAACTGGAAGACCAAGCAGCATGGTTTTTAAGGTAAGagcatcattttttatttattttgttaaaaccTTTTTTTATCAAGAAAATCATGTTAGAAATGCATCTGATTTCACTTGTATTTGGGAAAATGAAACAGAAAGCTCATAGAGTAATACCAGCTCATATAGTTGCTGAGGCCATATCCACGCTGCACGGTCTGGACCTTAGGTGGTCAGGACCGATAACTCCGACTGAAATGCAATACGTGGAACAGTACGTCGTGGCCAAGTACCCAGAGTACTCCAATGCCCTCGTGGAAGGAGGAGAGAAAACCGATCTGTATGATCTCTGTATCAcagaaaaacttgaagaaCCTCAGCCAGATGACAAGCGGAAATCACCAAGAGGATTTTCCAGAGACACCTTTGGAAGCAGCCTCCCTGATCTCGAGAATACGCAACTGGAGCCATCGAGATTGCTCAGCATCCTCACCAAAAAGTCCTCTTTCGTCGGGAGCTTCATCTCGATTCCTGAAATTCAAGCTAGAAACAAGGTTTTGAAACACTGCGGATTACCTGATGAGGAGTATCTTGTTCTCTTTACCCAGAACTACAAGGATGCAATGATGTTGGTTGGAGAAAGCTACCCCTTTTTCAAGGGGAACTATTACCTGACGATTATCGGGGAAGATGCTGATTATGTGAAAGAATTTGCAACCTACAAGGAATCAAGAGTGATTGCGGCACCAGAATCTTGGTTGGATTTGAGGATTAAGGGTTCACAACTTAGTCATTATTTCAGGAGGAAATGCAAGCACACTCCCAAAGGGCTGTTTTCCTACCCGGTTGAAGTAAATGGAACGCGATACTCCATGCATTGGATTTCAGAAGCTCATCGCAACTCATGGCATGTTCTGCTTGACACTACAGCACTGGCTGTGGGAGAAGATCAGCTgaatcttgcactctataggCCAGATTTTGTGCTATGCAGTCCTGATAATACACATGCAAATTCTTCAACGGTTACCTGCCTCTTGGTAAGAAAAAAATCCTTTGACATGTCAACCTCCTCTGCAGCAGTGAATGAGTGAAGCTATTCTGTATATACCTGTAAGAACATTAAAGTTTAGCTCAAGTGTCAAGTAGACATTTTCATGATGTATTCCTCTTGAATGCTCAAAGCAAcattctttcttcttttttcagaGGCAACTCAAATCAACATTCTCACT is a window from the Salvia hispanica cultivar TCC Black 2014 chromosome 1, UniMelb_Shisp_WGS_1.0, whole genome shotgun sequence genome containing:
- the LOC125215426 gene encoding uncharacterized protein LOC125215426 isoform X1 translates to MGRERSATAMERNDEKHAVISPGMKVAKEEDMRKSLFSAAKSPTETGRPSSMVFKKAHRVIPAHIVAEAISTLHGLDLRWSGPITPTEMQYVEQYVVAKYPEYSNALVEGGEKTDLYDLCITEKLEEPQPDDKRKSPRGFSRDTFGSSLPDLENTQLEPSRLLSILTKKSSFVGSFISIPEIQARNKVLKHCGLPDEEYLVLFTQNYKDAMMLVGESYPFFKGNYYLTIIGEDADYVKEFATYKESRVIAAPESWLDLRIKGSQLSHYFRRKCKHTPKGLFSYPVEVNGTRYSMHWISEAHRNSWHVLLDTTALAVGEDQLNLALYRPDFVLCSPDNTHANSSTVTCLLVRKKSFDMSTSSAAVNE
- the LOC125215426 gene encoding uncharacterized protein LOC125215426 isoform X2, which produces MERNDEKHAVISPGMKVAKEEDMRKSLFSAAKSPTETGRPSSMVFKKAHRVIPAHIVAEAISTLHGLDLRWSGPITPTEMQYVEQYVVAKYPEYSNALVEGGEKTDLYDLCITEKLEEPQPDDKRKSPRGFSRDTFGSSLPDLENTQLEPSRLLSILTKKSSFVGSFISIPEIQARNKVLKHCGLPDEEYLVLFTQNYKDAMMLVGESYPFFKGNYYLTIIGEDADYVKEFATYKESRVIAAPESWLDLRIKGSQLSHYFRRKCKHTPKGLFSYPVEVNGTRYSMHWISEAHRNSWHVLLDTTALAVGEDQLNLALYRPDFVLCSPDNTHANSSTVTCLLVRKKSFDMSTSSAAVNE